One Setaria viridis chromosome 7, Setaria_viridis_v4.0, whole genome shotgun sequence genomic region harbors:
- the LOC117863183 gene encoding myb-related protein Zm1 codes for MGKGRAPCCAKVGLNKGSWTPEEDMRLIAYIQKYGHANWRALPKQAGLLRCGKSCRLRWINYLRPDLKRGNFTAEEEETIIKLHGLLGNKWSKIAACLPGRTDNEIKNVWNTHLKKRVSPGAEERGGAAGSKKKKKAAGAGVPAAAAPSPSPSSSTTTATTNCSSGDSGEQQSKASKDEPGDELGLEKLEIIPMLDDPACFGFDMLVDQIPDPYCPDVSVPTSPCASSTSPPAPARPSVDELLDLPEIDIDHELWSIIDGVGGDGAGAGAVAAGTAPAPCQSNATEPNAAASTTSHGTEWWLEDLEKELGLWGPMEDYQYPMGPQCPVAHPDPLPAMVDDPVSCYFQAGPAPAMLHEPGYSSVVTSSNQMGY; via the exons ATGGGGAAGGGCCGGGCACCGTGCTGCGCCAAGGTTGGGCTGAACAAGGGCTCCTGGACGCCGGAGGAGGACATGCGCCTCATCGCCTACATTCAGAAGTACGGCCATGCCAACTGGCGCGCCCTGCCCAAGCAAGCAG GTCTGCTGCGGTGCGGGAAGAGCTGCCGGCTGCGGTGGATCAACTACCTCCGGCCGGACCTCAAGCGCGGCAACTTcaccgccgaggaggaggagaccatCATCAAGCTGCACGGCCTGCTCGGCAACAA GTGGTCCAAGATCGCGGCGTGCCTGCCGGGCCGGacggacaacgagatcaagaacgTCTGGAACACGCACCTGAAGAAGCGGGTGTCGCCGGGCGCGGAGGAGCGCGGGGGCGCCGCCGgttccaagaagaagaagaaagccgccggcgctggggtgccggcggcggcggccccgtcgccgtcgccgtcctcttccacgacgacggcgacgaccaaCTGCTCCAGCGGCGACTCCGGGGAGCAGCAGAGCAAGGCGAGCAAGGACGAGCCCGGCGACGAGCTGGGCCTGGAGAAGCTCGAGATAATCCCCATGCTCGACGACCCCGCCTGCTTCGGCTTCGACATGCTGGTGGACCAGATTCCGGATCCGTACTGCCCGGACGTATCCGTGCCCACGTCGCCCTGCGCCTCGTCCacgtccccgccggcgcccgcccggcccagcgtggacgagctgctcgaCCTGCCGGAGATCGACATCGACCACGAGCTGTGGAGCATcatcgacggcgtcggcggcgacggcgctggAGCTGGCGCCGTCGCGGCCGGGACTGCACCGGCGCCGTGCCAGAGCAATGCAACGGAGCcgaacgccgccgccagcacgACCAGCCACGGGACGGAGTGGTGGTTGGAGGACCTGGAGAAGGAGCTGGGCCTGTGGGGCCCCATGGAGGACTACCAGTACCCGATGGGCCCACAGTGTCCAGTCGCCCACCCGGACCCACTCCCTGCCATGGTGGACGACCCTGTGTCGTGCTACTTCCAAGCGGGCCCCGCCCCGGCCATGCTCCACGAACCCGGTTACTCTTCTGTTGTTACAAGTAGTAACCAGATGGGGTATTGA
- the LOC117865685 gene encoding uncharacterized protein has translation MRENGKSMKKQKRIKIRSTSVLLMYTHSHIAGHIPSLARSRGSREAYSGQLLSLAVAQADLFGATSLDSGMQRQLSISAMPKLLPEEAGGGDDDDVEAKPEKAPAPRSTEKERSVHLIPLIIVVCFLLLFLCSRDPSPSDMSSFGNKAGS, from the exons ATGCGTGAAAATGGGAAAAgcatgaagaaacaaaaaaggattAAAATACGATCAACGAGTGTATTATTAATGTACACACACTCGCACATCGCCGGGCATATACCTTCCCTGGCTCGTAGTCGAGGTAGCCGAGAGGCTTATTCAGGACAGCTGCTTTCCTTGGCTGTTGCACAGGCCGATCTTTTTGGCGCCACCTCCCTTGATTCCGGAATGCAGAGGCAGCTGAGCATCTCGGCGATGCCCAAGCTGCTGCCGGaggaagccggcggcggcgacgatgacGACGTGGAGGCGAAGCCCGagaaggcgccggcgccgcggtcgACGGAGAAGGAGCGGTCCGTGCACCTCATACCGCTCATCATCGTGGtgtgcttcctcctcctcttcctctgctCCCGCGACCCCTCTCCCTCTG ATATGTCGAGTTTTGGAAACAAGGCCGGGAGCTAG
- the LOC117865684 gene encoding binding partner of ACD11 1 isoform X2 gives MLLTGATIVDMAVIVTPATDYELPAYVLADLEPKDTKPSALQKAEDIVGTMLAKGFILGRDALDKAKALDEKHQLTSTATARVSSFDKRIGLSEKISVGTSAVNDKVKEMDQKYQVSEKTKSALAAAEQSVSTAGSAIMKNRYVLTGAAWVTGAFSKVTSAANDVGAKAKEKIAAEQEHKIVEGGSAAQPDIPEGPATHREVDGEFAKIHVSETPDDIPISTVATVPAVIDEEPSKASPPADAPKKPEPAQGLIL, from the exons ATGCTTCTCACG GGGGCCACGATAGTTGATATGGCTGTCATTGTCACGCCTGCCACTGATTATGAGCTACCAGCTTATGTTTTAGCTGATCTAGAG CCCAAAGACACAAAACCTTCTGCCCTCCAAAAGGCCGAGGACATTGTTGGGACCATGCTGGCGAAAGGATTTATCCTTGGTAGGGATGCACTGGACAAAGCAAAAGCTCTGGATGAGAAGCATCAGCTCACATCAACTGCTACTGCTAGAGTATCTTCCTTCGACAAGAGAATCGGTCTAAGTGAGAAGATCAGTGTTGGTACTTCAGCTGTCAATGATAAAGTGAAGGAAATGGATCAGAAGTACCAAGTCTCTGAGAAGACAAAGTCAGCACTGGCAGCTGCTGAACAGAGCGTCTCGACTGCTGGATCCGCCATCATGAAGAACAGATATGTCCTCACCGGGGCAGCATGGGTAACTGGTGCCTTCAGCAAGGTGACCAGTGCAGCCAACGATGTTGGTGCAAAGGCTAAGGAGAAAATAGCAGCTGAGCAGGAGCACAAGATTGTTGAGGGTGGGTCTGCAGCACAACCAGACATCCCAGAAGGCCCAGCAACACACAGGGAAGTGGACGGTGAATTTGCAAAGATACATGTGTCTGAAACCCCTGACGATATCCCCATCTCCACTGTGGCGACTGTCCCTGCTGTTATCGATGAGGAGCCCAGCAAGGCGTCTCCACCCGCTGATGCTCCTAAAAAGCCTGAACCTGCTCAGGGATTGATACTATGA
- the LOC117865684 gene encoding binding partner of ACD11 1 isoform X1, whose amino-acid sequence MAASMFSTVKVSNVSLKAAQRDIKEFFSFSGDIVHVEMQSGDELSQVAYITFKDNQGAETAMLLTGATIVDMAVIVTPATDYELPAYVLADLEPKDTKPSALQKAEDIVGTMLAKGFILGRDALDKAKALDEKHQLTSTATARVSSFDKRIGLSEKISVGTSAVNDKVKEMDQKYQVSEKTKSALAAAEQSVSTAGSAIMKNRYVLTGAAWVTGAFSKVTSAANDVGAKAKEKIAAEQEHKIVEGGSAAQPDIPEGPATHREVDGEFAKIHVSETPDDIPISTVATVPAVIDEEPSKASPPADAPKKPEPAQGLIL is encoded by the exons ATGGCG GCAAGCATGTTTAGTACTGTCAAGGTTAGCAATGTGTCCCTGAAAGCAGCACAGCGTGATATAAAggaattcttttctttttctggtgACATTGTGCATGTTGAAATGCAAAG TGGCGATGAGCTGTCTCAAGTTGCCTACATTACTTTTAAAGACAATCAAGGAGCTGAGACGGCAATGCTTCTCACG GGGGCCACGATAGTTGATATGGCTGTCATTGTCACGCCTGCCACTGATTATGAGCTACCAGCTTATGTTTTAGCTGATCTAGAG CCCAAAGACACAAAACCTTCTGCCCTCCAAAAGGCCGAGGACATTGTTGGGACCATGCTGGCGAAAGGATTTATCCTTGGTAGGGATGCACTGGACAAAGCAAAAGCTCTGGATGAGAAGCATCAGCTCACATCAACTGCTACTGCTAGAGTATCTTCCTTCGACAAGAGAATCGGTCTAAGTGAGAAGATCAGTGTTGGTACTTCAGCTGTCAATGATAAAGTGAAGGAAATGGATCAGAAGTACCAAGTCTCTGAGAAGACAAAGTCAGCACTGGCAGCTGCTGAACAGAGCGTCTCGACTGCTGGATCCGCCATCATGAAGAACAGATATGTCCTCACCGGGGCAGCATGGGTAACTGGTGCCTTCAGCAAGGTGACCAGTGCAGCCAACGATGTTGGTGCAAAGGCTAAGGAGAAAATAGCAGCTGAGCAGGAGCACAAGATTGTTGAGGGTGGGTCTGCAGCACAACCAGACATCCCAGAAGGCCCAGCAACACACAGGGAAGTGGACGGTGAATTTGCAAAGATACATGTGTCTGAAACCCCTGACGATATCCCCATCTCCACTGTGGCGACTGTCCCTGCTGTTATCGATGAGGAGCCCAGCAAGGCGTCTCCACCCGCTGATGCTCCTAAAAAGCCTGAACCTGCTCAGGGATTGATACTATGA
- the LOC140220116 gene encoding uncharacterized protein: MPKLNRCMRRHLEDCIGTLLSGWNTSTHTMSNDGATVAVKLFLDKEKQRVLLAESDNDFVDVLFSFLTLPLGTIVRLLGKQSGAGCLDEVYKSVESLSIDHFQTKACKAMLLSPLNAAANQLPENFIQQPKHPEHKFDPIKIKPIQTKDDASVLYAEAGQDFVDLIFGLLSIPPGSIIKAYGQWSPNGCIDNLYRNIAGIGHIKSLARFLTQSANVAKTCSTLGIGRRIMGTLHLLEETLILGFFVNGCFKFIITDDLIVAPA; encoded by the exons ATGCCGAAGTTGAATCGCTGCATGCGTAGGCATTTAGAGGACTGCATAGGCACCCTGCTTTCCGGTTGGAACACATCCACACACACCATGTCGAACGATGGAGCAACGGTTGCTGTGAAGCTGTTCCTCGACAAGGAGAAGCAGAGGGTGTTGTTGGCAGAATCCGACAATGACTTTGTGGACGTCCTCTTCAGTTTCCTCACCCTGCCTCTTGGCACCATCGTGCGCCTTCTCGGCAAGCAATCTGGAGCAGGTTGCCTCGATGAGGTGTACAAGAGCGTGGAGAGTCTCAGCATAGATCACTTCCAGACCAAGGCCTGCAAGGCCATGCTTCTTAGCCCCCTCAATGCTGCCGCAA ATCAGCTCCCCGAGAACTTCATTCAACAACCGAAACACCCTGAACACAAGTTCGACCCCATCAAGATTAAACCCATTCAGACAAAGGACGACGCATCAGTGCTGTATGCGGAGGCTGGGCAAGATTTTGTTGATCTTATCTTTGGCCTCCTTAGCATTCCACCTGGATCCATAATCAAGGCTTATGGGCAGTGGTCCCCAAATGGATGTATTGACAATCTTTACAGGAATATAGCGGGGATAGGGCACATTAAAA GTTTAGCTCGGTTCCTGACGCAGTCTGCAAATGTGGCAAAGACATGCAGTACGCTGGGGATAGGCCGGAGAATCATGGGAACCTTGCACCTGCTGGAGGAGACGCTGATTCTGGGGTTTTTTGTGAACGGCTGCTTCAAGTTTATCATCACTGATGATCTCATAGTTGCGCCAGCTTAA
- the LOC117865286 gene encoding oligopeptide transporter 4 produces MEIEHHSGGRVAAVGGDDDDVELVEQVRLTVPTTDDPTLPVWTFRMWTIGVVSCALLSFFNQFFAYRSEPIIISQITVQVAALPVGHFMARALPDKKFSAFGREWSMNPGPFNVKEHVLICVFANAGAAFGNGGAYAVGIVTIIKAFYRRNISFVVGLLLIITTQVLGYGWAGLMRRYVIEPAQMWWPQSLVQVSLLRALHEKEQGRRMTRGKFFLIALVCSFTWYTVPGYIFPTITAVSWVCWAFPKSVTMQQIGSGLNGLGVGAFTLDWSVVASFLSSPLVSPFFAIVNVYVGFVLLVYIIVPACYWAFNLYDAGTFPIYSTDLFTGAGQLYNITAIVNDRFEIDMGAYEQQGKIHLSLFFAISYGLGFASIAATLSHVALFYGKEIYQRFRESYRGKPDVHTRMMRRYDDIPNWWFYVLLALTMAVAMVLCTVFKDEVQLPWWGLLFACAIAFIFTLPISVITATTNTTPGLNVITEYTLGLIMPGKPIANVCFKVYGYMSMNQSVSFLNDFKLGHYMKVPPRSMFLVQLIGTVVAGTVNTIVAWWLLTTVPHICEKALLPEGSPWTCPGDHVFFDASVIWGLVGPRRIFGPLGYYNALNWCFLGGLVCPLFVWLLARALPRHAWWISLVNLPVILGATANMPPASTLNYTAWCFVGTVFNFFVFRYRKGWWKRYNYVLSAALDAGVAIMGVVIYFALSGHPLDWWGSRGEHCDLATCPTARGVQVDGCPIL; encoded by the exons ATGGAGATCGAGCACCATTCCGGCGGCCGCGTggcggccgtcggcggcgacgacgacgacgtggagctggtggagcAGGTCCGGCTGACGGTGCCGACGACCGACGACCCGACGCTGCCCGTGTGGACGTTCCGCATGTGGACCATCGGCGTCGTCTCCTGCGCGCTCCTCTCCTTCTTCAACCAGTTCTTCGCCTACCGCAGCGAGCCCATCATCATCAGCCAGATCACCGTCCAG GTGGCGGCGCTTCCGGTCGGGCACTTCATGGCGCGGGCGCTGCCGGACAAAAAGTTCTCGGCGTTCGGCAGGGAGTGGTCCATGAACCCGGGGCCCTTCAACGTCAAGGAGCACGTGCTGATCTGCGTCTTCGCCAACGCCGGCGCCGCGTTCGGCAACGGCGGCGCGTACGCGGTCGGCATCGTCACCATCATCAAGGCCTTCTACCGCAGGAACATCTCCTTCGTCGTCGGCCTGCTCCTCATCATCACCACTCAG GTGCTGGGGTACGGATGGGCAGGGCTGATGAGGAGGTACGTGATCGAGCCGGCGCAAATGTGGTGGCCGCAGAGTCTCGTGCAGGTGTCCCTCCTCAG AGCGTTGCACGAGAAGGAGCAGGGTCGGCGGATGACGCGTGGCAAGTTCTTCCTGATCGCGCTCGTCTGCAGCTTCACCTGGTACACCGTCCCGGGCTACATCTTCCCGACGATCACCGCCGTGTCGTGGGTGTGCTGGGCGTTCCCCAAGTCGGTGACCATGCAGCAGATCGGGTCCGGCCTCAACGGCCTAGGCGTCGGCGCCTTCACCCTCGACTGGTCCGTGGTCGCCTCCTTCCTCTCGAGCCCGCTCGTGTCGCCCTTCTTCGCCATCGTCAACGTCTACGTCGGCTTCGTCCTCCTCGTCTACATCATCGTGCCCGCCTGCTACTGGGCCTTCAACCTCTACGACGCCGGCACCTTCCCCATCTACTCCACCGACCTGTTCACCGGCGCCGGCCAGCTCTACAACATCACCGCCATCGTCAACGACAGGTTTGAGATCGACATGGGCGCCTACGAGCAGCAGGGGAAGATCCACCTCAGCTTGTTCTTCGCCATTTCCTACGGCCTCGGCTtcgcctccatcgccgccacGCTGTCGCATGTCGCCCTCTTCTACGGGAA GGAGATATACCAGAGGTTCCGGGAGTCCTACAGGGGCAAGCCGGACGTGCACAcgaggatgatgaggaggtaCGACGACATACCCAACTGGTGGTTCTACGTGCTGCTGGCGTTGACCATGGCGGTGGCCATGGTGCTCTGCACCGTGTTCAAGGATGAGGTGCAGCTGCCATGGTGGGGGCTCCTCTTCGCCTGTGCCATCGCCTTCATCTTCACGCTCCCAATCAGTGTCATCACCGCCACCACAAACACG ACACCAGGGCTGAATGTCATTACAGAGTATACCTTGGGGCTGATCATGCCGGGGAAGCCGATAGCCAACGTGTGCTTCAAGGTCTACGGCTACATGAGCATGAACCAGTCCGTATCCTTCCTCAATGACTTCAAACTTGGCCACTACATGAAGGTCCCCCCGAGATCCATGTTCCTAGTTCAG TTGATCGGGACGGTTGTGGCGGGGACGGTGAACACGATCGTGGCGTGGTGGCTGCTGACCACGGTGCCGCACATCTGCGAGAAGGCCCTCCTCCCGGAGGGCAGCCCGTGGACGTGCCCCGGCGACCACGTCTTCTTCGACGCGTCCGTGATCTGGGGCCTGGTCGGCCCGCGCCGCATCTTCGGCCCTCTGGGCTACTACAACGCGCTCAACTGGTGCTTCCTGGGCGGCCTGGTCTGCCCGCTCTTCGTGTGGCTCCTGGCCAGGGCGCTGCCGAGGCACGCGTGGTGGATCAGCCTCGTCAACCTGCCGGTGATCCTGGGCGCCACGGCCAACatgccgccggcgtcgacgcTCAACTACACGGCGTGGTGCTTCGTGGGCACCGTGTTCAACTTCTTCGTGTTCCGGTACCGCAAGGGGTGGTGGAAGCGCTACAACTACGTGCTGTCGGCGGCCTTGGACGCCGGCGTGGCCATCATGGGGGTGGTCATCTACTTCGCGCTGTCGGGGCACCCGCTCGACTGGTGGGGGTCCAGGGGCGAGCACTGCGACCTCGCCACCTGCCCCACGGCCAGGGGCGTGCAGGTGGACGGATGCCCTATCCTCTGA